A region from the Sphaerodactylus townsendi isolate TG3544 linkage group LG01, MPM_Stown_v2.3, whole genome shotgun sequence genome encodes:
- the IFNGR1 gene encoding interferon gamma receptor 1 isoform X1: MGLVRLWAVLALFFLPLAFCGGAGVEEPAQTEVLRPTNVEIKTYNFKTTLHWDYPDISPEPVFTVQIQCYNRGNYMDVRSCVNISQHYCDITHEINYECDPSWAKVKAFAGSRQSEYEDSKKFHPFRDAQIGPSKFNLSVVSDEIKVFIEHPLTPYEGKYPLSVKANLTDFSYSILLWKQASPHKIVSFEAEECEMDFCTKYLPVSLGFTYCVSVQGISKDYSVEGEKSNASCIILPAKHPLDVAGSIIGVVAVAVAAAVGIAVVLACKWAKRRNIPLPKSLVSIVRSIKPANSFETRTEGKYTAISSLNCYPAREDEKPEEPIEHLTEVETSDLEVSGKTAVESQTIQEASAGESCENELSHEDSDSYFKSVSDQEKICDSLPNEGVPRADVQQSTDLGACRKMSGYDKPHWMIPDTGGCEPPIA; this comes from the exons TGCTTCGACCAACAAATGttgaaataaaaacatataatttCAAGACCACCTTACATTGGGATTACCCAGACATATCACCAGAGCCTGTCTTTACTGTACAAATTCAATGCTACAA caGGGGCAATTACATGGATGTACGTTCCTGTGTAAATATATCACAACATTATTGTGACATCACCCACGAGATCAATTATGAGTGTGATCCGTCGTGGGCAAAAGTTAAAGCTTTTGCTGGATCACGTCAATCTGAATATGAGGATAGTAAGAAATTTCACCCGTTCAGGGATG CTCAAATTGGACCATCAAAGTTTAACCTCTCTGTTGTGAGTGATGAAATCAAAGTTTTTATTGAGCATCCCCTCACACCGTATGAAGGAAAATACCCACTTAGTGTGAAGGCAAATCTTACTGATTTTTCCTATTCCATATTGCTTTGGAAGCAAGCAAGTCCTCATAAG ATTGTCTCATTTGAAGCTGAGGAATGTGAGATGGATTTTTGTACTAAATATCTTCCAGTTTCTTTGGGATTCACATACTGTGTTTCAGTTCAAGGAATTTCAAAAGACTATTCAGTGGAGGGTGAAAAATCAAACGCAAGCTGTATTATTCTTCCTGCCAAGCATCCATTAG ATGTAGCGGGATCTATCATAggagttgttgctgttgctgttgctgctgctgtgggtATTGCAGTAGTGTTGGCTTGCAAATGGGCTAAGCGGAGAAACATTCCTCTGCCCAAATCTCTG GTTTCTATAGTAAGAAGCATAAAGCCTGCCAACAGCTTTGAGACAAGAACAGAAGGGAAATACACTGCTATATCGTCTTTAAATTGTTACCCAGCGCGTGAAGATGAAAAGCCAGAGGAACCAATCGAGCACTTAACAGAAGTTGAGACCAGTGACCTGGAGGTTTCTGGCAAGACCGCTGTTGAATCCCAAACCATCCAGGAAGCCTCTGCTGGCGAAAGCTGTGAAAATGAATTGAGCCATGAAGACAGCGACAGTTACTTTAAATCTGTCAGTGACCAAGAAAAAATATGTGACAGTCTTCCAAATGAGGGTGTTCCCAGAGCAGATGTACAACAATCCACAGACCTAGGAGCCTGTAGAAAGATGTCTGGGTACGACAAACCTCATTGGATGATCCCTGACACTGGTGGATGTGAACCACCGATTGCATAG
- the IFNGR1 gene encoding interferon gamma receptor 1 isoform X2, with product MDVRSCVNISQHYCDITHEINYECDPSWAKVKAFAGSRQSEYEDSKKFHPFRDAQIGPSKFNLSVVSDEIKVFIEHPLTPYEGKYPLSVKANLTDFSYSILLWKQASPHKIVSFEAEECEMDFCTKYLPVSLGFTYCVSVQGISKDYSVEGEKSNASCIILPAKHPLDVAGSIIGVVAVAVAAAVGIAVVLACKWAKRRNIPLPKSLVSIVRSIKPANSFETRTEGKYTAISSLNCYPAREDEKPEEPIEHLTEVETSDLEVSGKTAVESQTIQEASAGESCENELSHEDSDSYFKSVSDQEKICDSLPNEGVPRADVQQSTDLGACRKMSGYDKPHWMIPDTGGCEPPIA from the exons ATGGATGTACGTTCCTGTGTAAATATATCACAACATTATTGTGACATCACCCACGAGATCAATTATGAGTGTGATCCGTCGTGGGCAAAAGTTAAAGCTTTTGCTGGATCACGTCAATCTGAATATGAGGATAGTAAGAAATTTCACCCGTTCAGGGATG CTCAAATTGGACCATCAAAGTTTAACCTCTCTGTTGTGAGTGATGAAATCAAAGTTTTTATTGAGCATCCCCTCACACCGTATGAAGGAAAATACCCACTTAGTGTGAAGGCAAATCTTACTGATTTTTCCTATTCCATATTGCTTTGGAAGCAAGCAAGTCCTCATAAG ATTGTCTCATTTGAAGCTGAGGAATGTGAGATGGATTTTTGTACTAAATATCTTCCAGTTTCTTTGGGATTCACATACTGTGTTTCAGTTCAAGGAATTTCAAAAGACTATTCAGTGGAGGGTGAAAAATCAAACGCAAGCTGTATTATTCTTCCTGCCAAGCATCCATTAG ATGTAGCGGGATCTATCATAggagttgttgctgttgctgttgctgctgctgtgggtATTGCAGTAGTGTTGGCTTGCAAATGGGCTAAGCGGAGAAACATTCCTCTGCCCAAATCTCTG GTTTCTATAGTAAGAAGCATAAAGCCTGCCAACAGCTTTGAGACAAGAACAGAAGGGAAATACACTGCTATATCGTCTTTAAATTGTTACCCAGCGCGTGAAGATGAAAAGCCAGAGGAACCAATCGAGCACTTAACAGAAGTTGAGACCAGTGACCTGGAGGTTTCTGGCAAGACCGCTGTTGAATCCCAAACCATCCAGGAAGCCTCTGCTGGCGAAAGCTGTGAAAATGAATTGAGCCATGAAGACAGCGACAGTTACTTTAAATCTGTCAGTGACCAAGAAAAAATATGTGACAGTCTTCCAAATGAGGGTGTTCCCAGAGCAGATGTACAACAATCCACAGACCTAGGAGCCTGTAGAAAGATGTCTGGGTACGACAAACCTCATTGGATGATCCCTGACACTGGTGGATGTGAACCACCGATTGCATAG